In the Solibacillus sp. FSL K6-1523 genome, one interval contains:
- the rplL gene encoding 50S ribosomal protein L7/L12, which yields MNNEQILEAIKAMTVLELNDLVKAIEEEFGVTAAAPVAVVAGGAAAAEEKTEFDVILTAAGAEKIKVIKVVREITGLGLKEAKEVVDNAPKALKEGVSKDDAEAVKAKLEEVGATVEVK from the coding sequence ATGAACAATGAGCAAATCTTAGAAGCTATCAAAGCTATGACAGTTCTAGAATTAAACGATTTAGTAAAAGCAATCGAAGAAGAATTCGGTGTAACAGCAGCAGCTCCAGTAGCTGTAGTAGCTGGCGGTGCAGCAGCAGCAGAAGAGAAAACTGAGTTTGACGTTATCTTAACAGCAGCTGGCGCAGAAAAAATTAAAGTAATCAAAGTGGTTCGTGAAATCACTGGTTTAGGTCTAAAAGAAGCTAAAGAGGTTGTTGACAACGCTCCTAAAGCTCTTAAAGAAGGCGTATCTAAAGATGACGCTGAAGCTGTTAAAGCTAAACTTGAAGAAGTTGGCGCTACAGTAGAAGTTAAATAA